Part of the Streptomyces sp. NBC_01264 genome, TGTCGCTGCTCTTGCCCTTGCCCTTGCTCGCCACGCCCTCATTATGGCTGGTCAGGGCCCGACAGGCCCTAGCGGCAGTTGTCCGCGGCCTCGATCAGCCGGGCCGCCTCACCGAGCGCCGCCCGCAGCACCTCCGGGTCGGTGACCGGCCCGACGGCCTCCGGAGGCAGCAGCCAGCCGGTGTCGCCCGCGGTGGGCGAGGTGTCGCCGAAGCGCATGCCGCGCCCGTTGGTGTGCGTACAGGCGCTGCCCGGGAGGTCCCAGGCGTCGGCGGTGCCGGGCGGGACGAGGAAGCCGAGGGTGCTGCCGGAGCTGTCGTGCAGGACCGGGCCGACGCCGCCCGCACGGCTGGCCTGGCCGGCGGCCCGCTGGATGATGTCCACGGCCTCCAGCCCCTGCCGGGTGGGCACCGTGACCAGGTCCGGGGCGCCCGTGAGGAGGGCCGCTCCGGGCTCGGGCGCGGTGTTCGTGTCCGTACTCTCCATGCCGCCCTCCACCAAGGGAACCCCTCCTCGATCCGCGTACGAGCATCGCGGCAGCGGTCCCGGAAGCCGACGGGCTTCCTCCCACTCCGCACGGGTTCAACGCACGGGAACGTCAACAGGTGCGGCGGCAAGACGCTGCAAAGGATGGCAGTTCATGGCGGATCGCGGGTGAGATATCCGTTTTGTAGCCAAACACCGAGTCAACCCTCCGCCGGTGGCGGTACGTTCATGCCCGCCGGGCAGCGCGTCACAGGCACCACACAGTCACCGGCAGCGCAATCACTTGCCCAGAGAGGCCGCGTCCATGGCGACGTCCCCCCACTCACCCAACACCCCCTTCCGGCGGCTGCGCGGTCAGCACTCCCCGGCCGAATTCGCCGCGTTGGTACGCAGGGCGGCGAAGGAAATCGGAGAAACGGTTTCCTGCGACGCCCGTTACATCGGCCGGGTCGAGTCCGGCGAGATCCGCTGCCCCAACTACGCCTACGAGCGGGTCTTCCTCCACATGTTCCCCGGCCGCACCCTGGCCGACCTGGGGTTCTCCCCGCGCGAGACGGTACGGGGACGGCTGGCGCAGCGCGAGCAGGCCGCGCCCTTCTCGGCCTTCGCCCAACGCCCCCACCCCACCGGCTCCCCCGCCCCTTCGCGTTCCAAGGAGAGCGACGTGCTGCGTCGCGCGTTCATGGCGGGGGGCTCCGCGACCGTCGCGGCCGCGACCCTCAGCCTCACCCTGCTCGGCGCAGAGCGAGCCCCCCTCCCCTCCCGCGCCGGCGAGTCCGAGGCGGCCGCCGTCGAGGACGCCGTACGCCAGATCCGGCTGCTGGACGACCGGCACGGCGCCGATGCCCTGTACCGGCGGGCCGCCGAACCCCTGCGCACCGCCTACGCGTTGCTCGACGCGGGGGCGACCCGGCAGTCCACCGAGGACCGGCTGCACGCGGGCGCGGGCGAGCTGGCCATCTCGGTGGGCTGGCTCGCGCACGACTCGGGCCGCTTCGACGACGCCCGCTCGCACTACGCGGAGGCGCTCGCCACGGCCCGGGTCTCCGGGGACGCCGGTCTGGAGGCGCACGCCTTCAGCAACATGGCGTTCCTCGCCCGGGACTGCGGGCGCCCCCGCGAATCGGTACGGGCGGCCCAGGCGGGCCGCCGCGCCGCCCGTTCGCTCGGTTCCCCGAGGCTGCTGTCGCTGCTCGCGCTGCGGGAGGCCGGCGGCTGGGCGGGGCTGTCCGACCGCAAGGCCTGCGAGGAGGCGCTGACCCGGGCGCACACGGAGTTCTCGCGCGGTGAGGCGGGGGCGGATCCGGAGTGGATGTCCTTCTTCGGCGAGGCCGAGCTGGAGTCCCTGGAGTCCCGCTGCTGGGCCGCGCTCGGCGAGCACGCCCGGGCCGCCCGCCACGCCCGCCGGGCGGCGGACCTCCAGGACCCGCACTTCGCCCGCAACGTCGCCCTCTACACGGCGGAGCTGGCCGACAACCTGGCCCACGCGGGCGCCCCCGACGAGGCCGCCTGGGCCGGCGGCCGGGTCCTGGAGCTGCTGGAGGAGGTCCAGTCGACCCGCATCCAGTCGATGCTGGCGGCAACGGCCCGCACCCTGGTCCCCCACCAGCGCTCCCCGCGCGTGGGCTCGTTCCTCGCCAAGCACGCTTCGGCCTGACTCCGCTCCTCAAACCCCGGGGCTGGATTACTCCAGGTGCCCCGTGTCGTTCCAGCGCTCCAGCGCGGGGGCCCCGTACGCCCAGCCCAGGACGGACAGGGAGGTCGGCTCCAGGCGGATGCGGGCGCCGAAGGAGGCGTCGAAGCCGAGCCAGCGTGCGGCCAGGGTGCGCAGGATGTGGCCGTGCGCGAAGACGAGGACGTCGCGTTCGGCCGAGCGGGCCCAGGTGACGACCTCGTCGGCGCGGGCCGACACGTCCGCGACGGACTCACCGCCCGGGACGCCGTCGCGCCAGATCAGCCAGCCGGGCCGGATCGCCTGGATCTCGGCCGGGGTCATGCCCTCGTAGTCGCCGTAGTCCCACTCCATCAGCGCGTCCCAGGGCTCCGCCTGGATGCCGAAGCCGGCCAGGTCACAGCTCTCGCTCGCCCGGACCAGGGGGCTGGTGCGCACCTCCAGCCCGCGCAGGCTCGCCCACGGGTCGCGGGCGAGGCGCTCGCCGAGCAGCTTCGCGCCGCGCTTCCCCTCCTCCAACAGCGGCACGTCGGTGCGTCCGGTGTGCTTGCCGAGCTGGGACCACGCCGTCTGGCCGTGACGGGCCAAGAGGATGCGGGGGGCCATATGAGTTCTCCCGGTCGAGGGGGTGCGGTGGGCGGAGCAACGACGGAACCGACTATTCGCACTGCTTTGCGGGGGTTCCGTCGCCGCTCCATCATCCATCAGGTGAACACCACGCAACCCTTACCTCTTCACACACGTCATATGCCGTATGACTAATAGGCGGCAGCCTCCGCGCTGGTGGGCCGAACTGCTGCTCCTCGGGCTCGTCTACGCGACGTACTCGGGCGGCAGACTCCTCGCCCGGGGCGACGTCGGGATGGCGGTGGACCACGGGCTCGCGATCCTGCGCATGGAGGAGCTCCTGGCCCTCGACCTGGAGCGACCGCTCAACCGGCTCTTCACCGGCCAGGCGGTCCTCGGCATACCCGCCGACTTCGTCTACGCCTCCCTGCACTACCTCGTCACCCCCGCGGTGCTGGTCTGGCTCTACCGGCGCCGCCCCCAGCAGTATCGATTCGCCCGCACCTGGCTGATGATCTCCACCCTCCTCGGGCTCGTCGGCTTCGCCCTGGTGCCCACCTGCCCGCCCCGGCTGCTCGACGCCTCGTACGGGTTCACCGACACGATGGCCCGCTACAGCTCCTACGGCTGGTGGGGCGGGGAGGCCAGTGCGCCGCGCGGGCTCGGCTCCTTCACCAACCAGTTCGCGGCCATGCCCAGCCTGCACGTGGGCTGGGCGCTGTGGTGCGGGGTCATGCTGTGGTGCTGCGCCCGCCGGCCGCTGGTCCGGGCGCTCGGCGCCGCGTACCCCGTCGTCACCACCGTCGTGGTCATGGGCACGGCCAACCACTACTTCCTCGACGCCGTCGCCGGGGCCGCCGTGATGGGGGCCGGCTACCTCGCGGCCCGCGCCCTGCCGGCCCGGATCGCCGGATACACCGGGCTCACCGCTCCCACCGGGTCTCCGCACACCACCCGAACAGCCGGTTTC contains:
- a CDS encoding tetratricopeptide repeat protein, with protein sequence MATSPHSPNTPFRRLRGQHSPAEFAALVRRAAKEIGETVSCDARYIGRVESGEIRCPNYAYERVFLHMFPGRTLADLGFSPRETVRGRLAQREQAAPFSAFAQRPHPTGSPAPSRSKESDVLRRAFMAGGSATVAAATLSLTLLGAERAPLPSRAGESEAAAVEDAVRQIRLLDDRHGADALYRRAAEPLRTAYALLDAGATRQSTEDRLHAGAGELAISVGWLAHDSGRFDDARSHYAEALATARVSGDAGLEAHAFSNMAFLARDCGRPRESVRAAQAGRRAARSLGSPRLLSLLALREAGGWAGLSDRKACEEALTRAHTEFSRGEAGADPEWMSFFGEAELESLESRCWAALGEHARAARHARRAADLQDPHFARNVALYTAELADNLAHAGAPDEAAWAGGRVLELLEEVQSTRIQSMLAATARTLVPHQRSPRVGSFLAKHASA
- a CDS encoding histidine phosphatase family protein, with amino-acid sequence MAPRILLARHGQTAWSQLGKHTGRTDVPLLEEGKRGAKLLGERLARDPWASLRGLEVRTSPLVRASESCDLAGFGIQAEPWDALMEWDYGDYEGMTPAEIQAIRPGWLIWRDGVPGGESVADVSARADEVVTWARSAERDVLVFAHGHILRTLAARWLGFDASFGARIRLEPTSLSVLGWAYGAPALERWNDTGHLE
- a CDS encoding phosphatase PAP2 family protein, which encodes MTNRRQPPRWWAELLLLGLVYATYSGGRLLARGDVGMAVDHGLAILRMEELLALDLERPLNRLFTGQAVLGIPADFVYASLHYLVTPAVLVWLYRRRPQQYRFARTWLMISTLLGLVGFALVPTCPPRLLDASYGFTDTMARYSSYGWWGGEASAPRGLGSFTNQFAAMPSLHVGWALWCGVMLWCCARRPLVRALGAAYPVVTTVVVMGTANHYFLDAVAGAAVMGAGYLAARALPARIAGYTGLTAPTGSPHTTRTAGFLRKSTIVSGGWETSAGELLPVQRSAAADPAAAPRTDDGSGGMAGDAGRPGPAGRAAGESRESPEDAAATAR